From the Halalkalicoccus sp. CGA53 genome, one window contains:
- a CDS encoding winged helix-turn-helix transcriptional regulator, whose translation MATTDQVGTAGTLKWKHDLAEEIPAGLNILSYKHVPEILLRLDTSPAYFSQLQRELGASSKVLSDQLTRLVEAGVISRAEMSENNGPGRCPVYYGLTRAGKDVIPILGLIGEWSAGHDLTFDGQ comes from the coding sequence ATGGCTACGACAGATCAGGTCGGGACAGCGGGAACGCTGAAATGGAAACACGACCTCGCCGAGGAGATCCCGGCGGGGCTCAACATTCTATCGTATAAGCATGTCCCGGAGATCCTGCTCCGGCTCGACACTTCACCGGCCTATTTCTCGCAGCTCCAGCGCGAGCTCGGCGCCTCGTCGAAGGTACTCAGCGATCAGCTCACGCGCCTCGTCGAGGCGGGTGTGATCTCACGGGCAGAAATGAGCGAGAACAATGGGCCGGGGCGCTGTCCGGTGTATTACGGGCTGACGCGCGCCGGAAAGGATGTCATCCCGATCCTCGGACTGATCGGCGAGTGGTCGGCTGGTCACGACCTCACTTTTGACGGGCAGTAG
- a CDS encoding type IV pilin N-terminal domain-containing protein produces the protein MQLKTILSGEDRAVSPVIGVILMVAITVILAAVIGTFVLGLGDSVESAPSTQLSLSADDSEDRLVLSNDGGDALDPDDLTIRVVDGEDEATFNIEDEEDLSVGSSWHLDENKFSGSLNDFNEGAQVTVIHEPSSSILKNVNVDMSGVEDESTG, from the coding sequence ATGCAACTCAAAACAATACTCAGCGGGGAGGATCGTGCGGTCTCGCCGGTCATTGGGGTCATCCTGATGGTCGCGATTACCGTGATTCTCGCTGCTGTCATCGGCACGTTCGTCCTCGGCCTTGGGGACTCAGTAGAATCGGCACCGAGTACACAGTTATCGTTAAGTGCGGACGATAGCGAAGATCGGCTAGTTTTATCGAATGATGGTGGCGATGCCCTGGACCCCGACGATCTTACTATTCGCGTTGTTGATGGTGAAGATGAAGCCACCTTCAATATCGAAGACGAAGAAGACTTGAGCGTGGGGTCAAGCTGGCATTTGGATGAGAACAAGTTCTCGGGAAGTCTAAATGACTTCAACGAAGGCGCTCAGGTCACCGTCATCCATGAACCCAGTAGCAGCATTCTGAAGAACGTGAATGTTGATATGAGTGGCGTCGAAGACGAGTCAACTGGGTAA